The genome window ctttttatatatatatatgacaataTTCTcgtattaaaattatcaatctaatactttttaaaaaacaaaaaatactcaaaaaaatcattttaaaatacaaataatcgTTGGTTTCATTAATTGCTAGCTTTTTCATGGGTGTTATGACCATCGCTGGTGTTCCATATTTGGGCACGACTTGCTCCAAACTATGAGTATAGCGCTCAACATAATGTCGTTAGAATGGATAATTGTTGATTATTAATTAGGTCATAATCACATAAACATTAGAATCTTAAAATAGAAGGTTTAATTAATATAGAGtactaattaatataaaatcatatccTACAATTTTAAATTGAGAAATTATTGAGTGAACTAAGATCATGGACCAACTAATAAATTTATTCCAATCATTAAATTagagaattatatttttaagatttaaccgtataatcataattaataatacGACAATCATAGGATCGATGATGCAAACATATTTAATGATGTGTAAGAATATATGGGGCTTGATCtatgattttaaatgacaaaCTAAATTTACCAAATAACATCTCTTTAAACTAGATTTAATTGAAGTGGTTTGGAAACAAGCAaaattcaaagaagaaaaaacaaaaagcagtggaaaaggagaaaaatctaTGAATTAGAGGCTCATAAATGTCCCATGACATTACAACATTGCAGCCTAGCTAGTAACCTTGTATCCCTAATATAGTAATGGTATATAACAACAGCaactcaaaaaagaaagagcaaaaaaggagatcaaatacaaaaaaacaatgcccaagtaattaaattaatataataatgaagATAATAGAGCAATATGTAGCCcaagtaaattaaattagaacTATGGCAACATATATTGCCATTTGTCAAGCAtccaattcaatatattatcttgaacaaataataatttaattttttctttgatacatATTAAGTATTTCTCAAATGTGTTTAGGTTGAAAAGTAACAAAATTATGATACTTGAGAAAAAGCATCTAATTGATAACCTTATGGATACTTTgctaagaaaaattatattatgctttttattaaaaaaaaaaatctttcgtgcatattttaactttaaaatatcTAGATAAcgttattaatataatatttaatatagttAAAAGGAAATGAATAAGGTGCTTTACAGCATCCTTTGTTACAAAGTATTATTCAATGGATTTGTAATTTTAGGGTTTCATGGAAAACTTATAAAACCttttattatgtaatttttctttaatcttctAAGTCTCTCTAGTAGCACTGATTAAAAGCAATTATCGGGTTTGTAAAACGCATTTTAGAGTTTctctatagttttttcttttttatggaaaaaaaaaagaagataaactgGAAATGAAAAAATCAGGATTCATCTGTTAGTTTAGTTAAAACCCGGTTatcaaattgttaatttttttaaaaaaatatttttatcagagGCCAGGATTGAAACTTCCTCTATAGTTGGAGCCTTGGAGGGTATTTATAGATTTGACCGAACACaaatagagaaagaaacagagagagagtAGAGCAGCGAGCAAGAACTCAatcgaagtaaaaaaaaaaaaagggaagaaatcaAGACCAGAAAATGAACACAGACATCACAGCATCGGCAAAACCAGAGTACCTAGTAATAGATCGAAACCCAGGCCGGCGACGACCTTTTGCCCAAAAATACCACGCGCGCGCGCGCCCGCCCGCCCGCGCCCGCGCTGGGCGCTGGGGCGCTGGGGCCTGAGGGCCTGGGGCCCTTGGGGGCCCTTGGGCCCTTGGGCCCTTGGGCGCTTGGGCGCGCGCGCGTGACGTCCCGCAGCCCCCGCAGCCATGCTAGGCTGACGAAAACAGGGGGCAACTTCAACACCCTTGATTACTGTCGTTTCATCACCCTTACTGGTGTCTCTGTCACTGTTGGCTACCTCTCAGGTACAAATTTTACATCTTTACCTCTTCTTTTAGTTCATTTATGTCGAAATTACTCATATGCAaatgggttttggttttggtttttgtttttgtttttgttactaATAGGGATAAAGCCAGGGCTTAAGGGACCATCAATGGTGACAGGAGGATTGATTGGTTTAATGGGTGGTTTTATGTATGCTTATCAGAATTCTGCCGGGAGACTTATGGGGTTTTTTCCTAATGAGGGTGAGGTTGCTCGTTACCAGAAACGGGATTTTAGCAGTTAAAGATttcagcttttttattttttcatgaaatttggtatctttgtaatgttttgaatcgCTTTGAG of Populus trichocarpa isolate Nisqually-1 chromosome 16, P.trichocarpa_v4.1, whole genome shotgun sequence contains these proteins:
- the LOC7453682 gene encoding uncharacterized protein LOC7453682, whose protein sequence is MNKIETQAGDDLLPKNTTRARARPPAPALGAGALGPEGLGPLGALGPLGPWALGRARVTSRSPRSHARLTKTGGNFNTLDYCRFITLTGVSVTVGYLSGIKPGLKGPSMVTGGLIGLMGGFMYAYQNSAGRLMGFFPNEGEVARYQKRDFSS